tctatggttaaataaccgttttccttaaggtggccattatgcccccatctcccctagacATCTTTATCATAGGAAAACATAAGCAAAATCTAAGCtaacattgacaaaattcacaaaatggtcaaaattgaagaaataaacaaaattgacgatatttacaaaatttgaaaattgtcaaaactgacgaaattgacaacattgagaaaattgacaaaattgtcaaaatacatttttctctAAGATTTTCATATTTGAAAAGCTTGCATccacaaatacaaaaattttgaattttcactaACTGTTTATTGAGTAAACTTTGGATATtaaattttcaccttttttttcaaatgaaattaagaTCAAATTTCTTGTTCAAAGTTCTCCATCTCCTGCTTCAGCTTGCTAGCGTTTCGCATCGCTGAGAATAGATTGTTTTTGGCCTCGATCACCATGTAGTGCATTTTGGTGAATTTTCGCTCAAATTCGGCATGCTCCTTGCCGAGCGACTTTAACGTGTCTAACGAATGATTCAGGTCATCCAAATCGTCCAACATCCGGTTCACGTCACTTTGCATAATTTTTTCCGTATCTCGGCTAGCCGGTTCCAGTTTCTTGAGACGAGCTTTCACCGTATCCTGCAGCCTGTTGAATGTCTGTTTCCAACCGTCTTCGAATTGTTTCACCTTGAGCTCGGTCTGTTTCTGCATCAGCGCCTGCGCATTGTTGAGGTTGTTGATTCGATCGAATAGATTGCCGAACGTTGACTGATCTTCGGCCACCCCAGTCATGCTGCAGCAAATGCCCTCGATGGGCATCGCAGAGCATTCTTCGTCGTGATCGCTGAGGGTAATGTACTTCAACGCTAGTTTGTTCAGAGCTTTGTTCAACCAGAAGCAGTACCATCGGTTGCTGGCCATGGCCAAATTCTCCAGACTCACAAACTGGTCGAAGTTTTCGACGTCCAGCGTCACCAGCTGGTTATGACTAAGCTCTAGATCTGTTAGCTGAAGCATCGTCCAGTTCTTGACGGACAAATACGGCAACTGGTTCGATCGCAATGACAGAAACTCCATCGTCGGCAACACAATACCTCCGCTGGTGACAATGTGGGTGAGTTTGTTTTCTGCAAGAGAAAGTCTCTTCAACAAATTCATTCCACGGAACGTGTCCATCTCCAGATAGTCAATTTGATTTCGGTCCAGAAGAAGCTCCTTCAACTTTCGGAAAGCTGACACCTCTCGAATGCTCCGAAGCTGGTTGTCCTTCAGACTGAGATATTGAATTTCATAGACCCCAGATTCGGCAGAATTCTCCCGAGGTTCTTCTTCTATTGCTTCAGTGACGCTTTCCACATCTTCTTGCGGTTCATCGGCTTGAGCcaatttttcatccaaatcaTCCACAATAAGTTCCTCGATTTTATTGCTCTCGGCACTCAGATAGCGCCAGGTCGGTTTCACGTACAGCGACTTGATCTCCAGTCGACCGAGCAGAATCTTGGTAACACCGACGCCAAGGCTGTCGGAAAATTCCTTGGAAAATCGTACGATATTACCTGATCTTATCTGCAGCGTGTGTTTGTCTGCCAGATTCGGAAGCTGTGGCAGCCGCTGATACTGGACGTAGTTCACGTTTTGCAGGATACAGTTTTTGGAGGCCGCATGGCGACACTTTAACGGTGAATCGGTACAGGCCACCACCGAGAGACAccagaaaattctttaaaggaagaagaaaaaaacccattttaaattttcaattttaacctTCTCCAATTTACGAAATACTTACACGATCGACGGCAGCAGCCACATGTTACTTCCCGAAGCGATCATGTTCGATTGCGGTTGCAATTTGCCTTCAAACTTCTTGCTTTAAACTGCCTCAACCATACAATGTAACCTAGAAGGTAGCTCTCTTTGTGAGATTTCTCGACGATGATAACGAATCTTATCAGTACAGTTTTAATTTGACTACAACCTGGACTCAGAGTGATCATTATTATCAACAGATGCAATTTGAAGGGATAGTTTTGAAATCATTCATGGTTTTATTGGGAACACTATGAAATCATGTTTCGATTCAATTGTTCAGGAAATAGATCTGATCATAGcaaatctgaaatttgttttaacgCCGTCTACACACAATCACAACAAATTTTCTAGAGGGTAACGAAAGGAGTACCTTCAATGGTGTTTTGAAGACAGATGCATCTTTGAACTTATCTGTTGTGATTTTTCGCCACGGATTTCACTGTTCAGGTTTTATCGACTGCCATTTACGTTTCAATTTGCTGTTAAATAATATGATTCAAATGAGACCGTAAGTGGTTTGAAGCCGTTGATTGTCCGAGCCCATAGATCGACTGAGAAAGTAAATAGCTTGAGACCGTAGATCATCTGAGACTGAGGACCATCTTATGCAATAGATCATCTGAAACCGTAGATCATCTGAAGCTGTAGATCGTCCGAGACCGTAGGGTACCTGAGGCTGTGAATAATCTGAGGCCTTAGATAACCTGAAACCGCAAAT
This sequence is a window from Uranotaenia lowii strain MFRU-FL chromosome 3, ASM2978415v1, whole genome shotgun sequence. Protein-coding genes within it:
- the LOC129757765 gene encoding uncharacterized protein LOC129757765, producing the protein MIASGSNMWLLPSIVIFWCLSVVACTDSPLKCRHAASKNCILQNVNYVQYQRLPQLPNLADKHTLQIRSGNIVRFSKEFSDSLGVGVTKILLGRLEIKSLYVKPTWRYLSAESNKIEELIVDDLDEKLAQADEPQEDVESVTEAIEEEPRENSAESGVYEIQYLSLKDNQLRSIREVSAFRKLKELLLDRNQIDYLEMDTFRGMNLLKRLSLAENKLTHIVTSGGIVLPTMEFLSLRSNQLPYLSVKNWTMLQLTDLELSHNQLVTLDVENFDQFVSLENLAMASNRWYCFWLNKALNKLALKYITLSDHDEECSAMPIEGICCSMTGVAEDQSTFGNLFDRINNLNNAQALMQKQTELKVKQFEDGWKQTFNRLQDTVKARLKKLEPASRDTEKIMQSDVNRMLDDLDDLNHSLDTLKSLGKEHAEFERKFTKMHYMVIEAKNNLFSAMRNASKLKQEMENFEQEI